From the genome of Streptomyces sp. NBC_00523:
CTTCTACCACGCCTTCCCGAAGGACCTCCTGGTCGTCCTGGACTCCGGGATCTCGACGGGCTGCGTGGTGGCGATCGTCCTCAACCTGGCCTTCAACCACCTCGGCCGCAAAGCGGACCCCGAGGCGGGGACCGCGCCCGGCGGTCACGACCCGGTCAAGGCGATGGAGGTCGCCGCCCACTGACGTAGGGTCAGCACGACGTGGCGCGTACGGGGTTGGCCGTACGCGCCACGAGTGGTTCCGCCGGTGTTCAGCCGATGTGGAAGCTGTCCCCGTAGACCTTCCAGTCCAGCGGCGGGTCCAGGTTCAGATTGCCGTTGCGCAGGAAGACCCGCTGGGCGGTGTCCACCCGGCTGGTGTCCGAGTGGGCCTCCTCCTGCTCCATGGCCCAGACCCGCGCGTCCAGGAACGCGTCGAGGTAGGCCACCTCGTCACCGCCCTGGGACGGCGGCCGCGCCTGCGCCAGGGCCCGCTGCCGGATGGACCCGAAGCTCGTGCTGTCGCCGCCGTCGCCGTGCATCACGATGGCGTCGTAGTACGCGAACTGGCCCAGCGTGCCCAGTCCGTCGCTCTTGGCCCGGCTGACGGCCGGGTCGAAGTACACCCGGTCGCGCTCGTCGTTCTGCGCCTGCTGGAAGTCCGGATCCTGGGCGGCCGTCTCCCAGGCGTCCTGGAAGCCAGGGTCGAGACCGTCGTGCGCATCGCTGCCGTCCACCTCGCGCAGGGCCGGCAGATATCCGGCCAGTGCGTTGTCCGGCTTGCGCTGCGTGTACAGCTCGACCAGGTCGAGCATGTCGCCGGTACCGGAACAGAAGCCGATGATGCCCGCGGTGTAGCCGCGGCCGTCGCCGATGTCCTCGATGTAGCCGTACTGCGCCTTCCAGTCCAGCGAGGAGTTCTCCGCGCTGGAGACCAGTTGCATGGCGATGTCCTTCTTCGCCGGATCGTCGAGACCGGTCGAGGCCGCCTCCTGGTGGTGAGCCGCCGCCGTGGGGACGGGGGCGGTGCCGGCGAAGGCGGTGGCGGGCACCGCCGTGAGGGTCAGTCCGAGCGCGACGAGCGCGACGCGCACGGATCGGGTGGTGCGACGTGCGGTGCGCTTGTGGGGAGCGTACACCTGTCCTCCAAGGGAGTTCGTCGTTCCGCTGTTCTGTTAGGAAGCTTTCCTATCAGGATCGAACGGTGGTCGTACACCCCTTCGACACAGGTGAGTTGAGCGGGGCGGGCAGGCCCTAGGCGCGCTTGATCTCGTAGCTGTCGCCGTACACCTTCCAGGCCAGCGGCGGGTCCAGGTCCAGATTGCCCCGGTCCAGGAAGACCCGTTGCGCGGTCTCGACCCGGCTGGTGTCGCTGTGCGAGGGCTCCTCGCGGATCGCGTCGACCCGTGCGTCGAGGAAGGCGTCGAGATACGCGGTCTCGTCGCCGCCGTCCGCGGGGGCCCTGGCCGCGTCGAGCGCCTGGCTCCGGATCGTACGGAAACCGGTGGTGCCCTCCGCGTCGGCCTCCCCGTGCATCACGTACGCGTCGTAGTAGACGAACTGGCCCAGCGTGCCCAGCCCGTCCTCCTTCGCCCGGCGCACCGCCGGATCGAAGTACGAGGCGTCCCGCTCGGCGTCCTGCGCCTCCCGGAACCTCGCGTCCTTCGCCGCCTCGGCCCAGGCCCGGGTGAAGGGGGAGCCCAGCCCCGTGTGCGCGTCGCCGCCCTTCACCTGCCGCAGCGCGGGCAGGAAGCGTTCCAGCGCGTTGCCCGGCCGGGACTTCGCGTACCGCTCCACGACCCGGAGCATGTCGCCGGTGCCGGAGCAGAAGCCGATGATGCCGCCCGTGTAGCCGCGCCCGTCCCCGATGTCCTCGATGTACTTGTACTGCGCCTTCCAGTCCAGCGTGGAGTTCTCCGCGCTGGAGACGAGCTGCATGGCGATGTCCTTCTTCGCCGGGGCGGCGAGCCCGTCCGCCGGTCCCTTGCCGGACGAACCTCCGGCCTGGGCGCAGCCGGTGAGCGTCGTGGCGGACATCAGGAGGGCGGCGAGCGGGGTGACCAGGGCGCGCGGGGTGAGCTTCACCGGTCCAGCCTGCCAGGCCGGCGGCGTGATCCCGGCGCATTCGGCGGTAGCGTCGGGGGCATGGATGATCAGTCTGTGGTGGATGTCGGCGACGTGCGGCTGGCGTACCGGAGCTGGGGTGACCCGTTCGGGTCCCCCGTCGTACTGCTGCACGATCTCGGCGCGAGCGCGGCGAGCTGGGAAGCGGCCGGGAGCCTGCTGGGGCGGGAGTGGCGGGTGTACGGAATCGACCTGCGCGGCCACGGTGAGAGCGACTGGCCCGACGATTACGACCTGGAGCTGATGCGCGACGACGTGCTCGGGTTCCTGGACGAGTGCGAACTGGACCGGGCGGGCGTGGTCGGCCACGGCATGGGCGGGGTCGTCGCCCACCTCCTCGCCCAGGAGTACCCGGACCGGGTGGAGCGGCTGGTGCTGGTGGAGACCCCGCCGCCGTTCCCCGGGGCGGCGGGCCGGGCCGTCGAGCCGGACGGGCCCGCCGACTACGACGAGGCGGTGCTGAACTCCGTGAACGGCGAGCTGGCGGACCCGGATCCGGCCTGGGCGCGCGGCCTCGGGGAGATCGTCGCGCCGACGCTGATGCTGGCGGGCGGACCGGCGAGCACGATGCCGCAGGGGCGCCTCCAGGACATGGCGTCGATGATCCCGGACTGCCACCTGGTCACGATGGGCGGCGGGCACCGTCCGCACGAGGCCGATCCGGAGCAGACGGCTCAGCGGATCACGGAGTTCTTCACGAGCTGAGGGCGCGCGCTCCGGCGCGTACACCGTGAACCTGGGCGCGCGCCCGGCCCCGCGCCCCCTCAGCCTCCCGGCCGCCAGTCCGGCCGTCGCCCACCCCTGGCCACCGCCCGGTCCAGCAGCGGCGCGTCATCGGCGACCGGCACCGGCGGCCCGAACGGGGACGGGTCGTCGCCCTGGTCCGCCAGCAGCGCGAGCGTGTTGCGCAGATGGGCGTCCTCGGCGTCGAAGGGCTGCCCGGTCGCCTTCGCGAGGTCCCAGCCGTGCAGGACCAGCTCGTTGAGCGCGACCATCCCCGCGACCTGGCCGGGCAGGTCCACGCCGCCCGCCCTGGTCATGCCCTCCCAGGCATCGGGGACGCGCCAGGCGGCCACCATCCCGTCGAGCGCGGCGGGCAGCGTGGTCCGCCAGCCGGTTTCGAGGACGCCGGACTCCACGGCGGGCGCCGAGTCGGTGACCGGTCCCGGCTCCTTGCGGGCGGCGTCCCGGAAGGCGACGGCCAGGCCCTCGATGTGGGCGAGCAGGGCGCCCACGGTCACGCCGGGGCAGGGGGTCGCCGCCCCCAGCGCGCCGTCGTCCACGGCGTCGAGCTGCGCGGTGATCCGGCGCGCGGCCGGTTCGAGGTCGAGCGGTTGTGTGTCCATACCAGTGCAGACTGCCCGACCGCCGCCACCTCATCGGTCAGCGCACGACGTGTCCCCGCAGAACGATCCGGCGGGGGTGGTCGAGCACCGCCGGATCGGTCGTCGGGTCGGTGTCGTACGCGACCAGGTCGGCGGGGGCCCCGTCCACCAGACCCGGCAGGCCCAGCCACGAGCGGGCCGTCCAGGACGCCGCGCCGAGCGCCGCCTCGGCCGGGAGCCCGGCCCGGAGCAGCCAGGACGCCTCGCTCGCGACGGTCCCGCAGGGGAACGAGTCGGTGCCGGCCAGCACCGTGACGCCCGCCTCGTGGGCGGCCCGGACGTTGCCGGACATGGACTCCCAGCCGGCCAGCCACAGATCGCGGCGCACACTCGGCTCCCGCGCCCGCATCGCGTCCACGCCCCTGCCGAACGCCGCCAGCGTCGGCACGAACGCGGTGCCCTGCGCCGCCATCCGGTCCAGCAGCCCGGGGTCCAGATGCATGCCGTGCTCCAGGCTGTCCGCCCCCGCGAGGACCGCGTTGCGGGTGCCCTCGGCGGTCTGGCAGTGCACCGCCACCTTGCCGCCCGCCGCGTGGACGGCGGTCACCACCTCGGTGAGCAGGCCGAGGGACACCGGGGGCTCGTCCTGCCGCCAGTCCCCGACGACTTTGCACCAGCCGGAGGAGGCCGCCGACTCCTCCACGGCGGCCCGGACGAGCTCCGCCTCGGTCACGTCCCGGCCGAAGCCGGGGATGAACCTGCCGGGGGTGGCCAGCCACCGGCCCGCCGACGTCACCCGGGGCAGCTCCCGGTCCTCGTCCACCCAGGCCGGCATCCGCGCGGCCGTGCCGGGGGTGCGGACGGCGAGGACCCCGGCGTCCCGGTGCGCGCGCAGCTGTTCGCGCAGCAGCTCCTCGCTGAACGGTTCGCTCGTGTCGGTGGCCCCGGGGTGCGTGTGGACGTCGACCAGCCCGGGCACCAGCCAGCCGCCGTCGACCACGGTCTCGGCGCGCCGCCCCGCGAATCCGCCAGGCGGGGCGCCCTCGCGCAGTACCTCGCCCTCGATCCAGAAGGCCCGTTCCTCGCGTTCCGGCAGCACCACACCTCGTACGCACAGCATCCGCCGACGGTACGTCAGGCGCCGCGCGTGCCAAGGTCCGGGGGCACACCGGCACATTGCGGAAGGTTCCGCTCCGTCCTCTTGTCGGAGACCCCCACCGCATGCGATACAGGTCTGGACCATTGCTCCCGGATGGAAGGCAAGACCGTGCGATCCCCCCACACGCATGCCGCGTTGGCCTGTTCCGCCGCCCTGCTCCTCGCCGCACTCACCACCGCCTGCGGCTCGGAGGCCGAGGCGGACACCAGGAAGCCCACCGCACCGCACGGGGTGACCGCGCAGGCGAGCAGCGCCACCTCCGCGCACGTCATGTGGAGGGCCGCCACCGACGACACCGCCGTCACCGGCTACGACGTCTACCGCCAGGGCAAGAAGGTCAAGTCGGTCTCCGCGAGCCGGGTGATGATCGACATCGACGGGCTCACCGCGTCCACCGCCTACACCTTCACCGTCCGCGCCCGCGACGCGGCCGGGAACCTCTCCGCGCCGAGCGCCGCCGCGTCCGTCACCACCCCCGCCCCGACCCCCGCCGACCACGAGCCCCCGACACGGCCCGGCACACCGCGCGGCAAGGCGGACGGCAGCCGCGCCGCCACCCTGTCCTGGGGCGGGTCCACGGACGACGTCGGCGTCACCGCGTACGACATCTACCAGGAGGGCTCCCGCATCCACAGCGTGCCCGGTACGCAGACCACCGCGCGGCTCACCGGACTGCGCCCCGGCACCATCTACACGTTCACCGTGCGGGCCCGGGACGCGGCCGACACCTCGTCACCGGACAGCGCGAGCCTCGACCTCACCACCGCGTCGGCCCCCGGCGCGCCCGCCTCCACCGCCCCGACCGACCTGCGGATCACCAACCGGGCCGAGGGCAAGGAGCACACCGTCGAGCTGGACTGGAAGCAGCCCGAGACGGGCGGCAAGATCCCCGCGTACCAGCTCTACATGAACGGTCGGCTGACCACCACGATCGTCTGGGGAGGCGAGCCGCCCGCCGGCCGGGCGCACTACGAACTCACTGTCAACGACCCGCAGGGCACCCGCTATGCCATGAAGCTCCGCGCCAAGCTCCCGGACGGCAAATGGGGCGACTTCTCGGCGGCCCGCACGGTGGTCCTGGGCGACTAGAGGGGGACCCGGACCGTCTCGATCCACGACGGCGGCTGCGGGGCGTCCGTCCCGATGAGCGCGGCGACCAGTCGGCACGAGGGCGACTCGTCGGGCCACGGGGTGTGCCCGTCGGTGAGGACCACCACGATGCCCGGGCGCTCCGGCGCGGCCAGCGCCCGGGCGATGCCCACCCGCATGTCGGTGCCGCCGCCCCCGCCCAGCGCGACCTGGTCGGCGGAGGTCACCCGGGAGACGGCGTGCACATCGGCGTCGCAGGCCAGCACGGTGACCCGGTTGCCCCGGATGCCCACCTCCCGCAGCACCCCGGTCACCTCGCCCAGCGCGGCCGCCAGTTCGTCGTCGCCCATCGAGCCCGAGGTGTCGACCACGACGGCCACCCGGGGCAGCGGGCGGCGCAGCGTCGGCAGGACGACGCCGCGCAGGGCCGCGCTGCGCCGGGACGGGCGGCGGTAGGTGTAGTCCACCGCCCCGGAGGCCCAGGCCGCCGCCTCCTGTACCGCACCGGCCAGCGCCTGCCGCCAGTCGACGACCGGTTCCAGGATCTCCTCGGCCCATCGCCGCCAGCCCGCGGGAAGGCTGCCCCGGGTGCGCTGGTGGGCCCGCATCGACTCGGCCGTACGCCTGCGCAGCGCCTCCGCCTCCGTCGGGCCCAGCGGGGACGGCCCCTCCGCACCGGGCAGCTCCCACGGCTCGGGGCGGCCGTGCGCGCCGGAGCCGCAGTTGTGCGGCGGCGGACCGGGCGGCAGCGCGGGCAGGTACGTCTCGAAGAGCTGACCGGACGGCAGCCCGAAGAGCCCCGGCTCCATCCGCCCCTCCGGCAGGGGGAGCCCGTCGCTGATCAGGTCGTCGTTGATCTCGCAGTCCTGGGCGATATTGACCCGGTGCGCGTCGCGCTGGTCGGCCGCCGGGAGCCGGGCGGCCCGCCCGTGGTGGTCGCGCAGCAGATGCGCGACCTCGTGCACCCACACCCCGGCCAGCTCGGCGACGGGCGTCCGCTCCACGAACGCGGGCGACACATAGCAGCGCCAGTGCCGGTCCACACCCATCGTCGGCACCCGGTCGCTCGCCACCACCGACAGCGCGTACAGCGCGGTCGCCAGGTAGGGCCGGTCGCTCGCCGCCCGGTACCGCGCGGCGAGCAGCTTGGTGTGGTCCAGCGTGAGCCGCGCGGCGTGCCCTTCCGGTTGCTCCTCCGGTCCGGGCACGGCCTCAGGCGCTCCCCGGCAGCGCGCCCGAGAGCTGGAGGAGTTCCAGGAAGGCGTCGATGCCCTCCGGGACCGGCCAGTCGGTGTCCCGCATCGCCGCCAGGTCCATCGCCGCCCGCGCCGCCACATCCGGAACGCCCGCCGCGACGGCCTTCGCCAGCACCGCCCAGCCCGCCTCCCAGCGCGGGCGGGTCGGCTCGGCCTGCACGGCGGCCACCACCGCGATCAGGAAGGCCAGTTGCCGGTCGCCGCGCTCGGGCAGCGCGAAGGCGTCCGGATCGGCCAGCACCCGGTCCGGGTCGGGCAGGTCCAGGTTCTCCAGATACGACAGGAGCTCGATGCCCGCCCCGTCCCCGACGGCGCCCGTCAGGGCGGCGGCGACGGCGTCCCGGCCGGTGCCGGTCGCGTAGCCGGCGGCGAGGAGCCGCAGCGCCATGTCCCAGGTCCGGGGCGACGGCCAGGCCCTGCCCCGGCCCTCCGCGTCGGCCGGGAGGTGGTGCACCAGACCGGGGCGCGCGGTGAGGAATCCGGAGACCGCGCCCCGTGCCCGGGCCACCGCACCGGCGGTCCGGGCGGGGTCGACCACGGGGACGGTCGCCTCGGGCCAGGTGCCGGCCATGCCGCGTGCCACGGTGCGCGGGTCGTGCGTCCAGTGCAGGTGCACGAAGCGGTTGGCGAGCGGGGGGCTCAGGTGCCAGCCGTCCGCCGCGCTCGACGGCGGATTGGCCGCAGCGACGATGCGCACGGCGTCGGGAAGCTTCAGGCTGCCCACCCGGCGTTCCAGGACGACCCGCAGCAGGGCGGCCTGCACGGCCGGGGGAGCGGACGACAACTCGTCGAAGAACAGCAGCCCCTGGCCCTTCCGGGCGAGCCGGACCGCCCAGTCCGGCGGCGCCATCGGCACCCCGGTCGTGGCCGGGTCGTCCCCGACGACGGGCAGCCCCGCGAAGTCCGACGGCTCGTGCACGCTGGCGATGACGGTTTCCAGGTCCAGGCCGAGGCCCGCAGCGAGCTGTTCGAGCCCCGCCGACTTCCCGATGCCCGGCTCGCCCCACAGCAGCACGGGCTGATTGGCGGTCACCGCCAGGGCCAGCGCTTCGAGCTGCGGGCTGGCGACGGTCTCGGTCCGGGTGGCGCGCAGCCGCCCGTTGAGCGCGTCGGCGGCGTCCAGCGGGTGCGGCGGTGCCTGGGCGGGGACGCCGGGGGCCACGGTGCTCACGCGTCTTCACCGTCTTCTTCGTCGTACGCGTCGTCGTGGTCCTCGTCCCACTCGTCCCACCACTCCGAACCGGCGTCCGGATGCTCCTTCAGCACCCGTTCCGCGAGGAACCGCAGATCGGTCCGCCGGTACTTGCGGATCATCTGTTCCAGCGAGAGTTCGGTCTGGTCGCTCACGTCGATCCGGGCGCCCGCGTCGAGCAGGTCCCGGACGAGTGCCGCCGTCCCGCGCCCCGAGACGGCGGCGCTCAGCGGGGTGCGCTCCCGGTGGTCCCTGGCCTCCAGGTCGAGCCCGGCCGCCAGCAGCCGGGGGAGCAGCACGGTGTGGTCGACCAGGGGCAGGACGTGGAGCAGCGTGTGCCGGCCGCCGTCCCGGACGCGCGGGTCGACGCCCGCGTCCAGCAGCGCCACGACCCCCGCCGTGTCCCCGTGCTGGGCGCGGAGGAAGAGGTCGCGCCGCTGGGCGGCCAGGGCCCGGGGCAGCCGGCCGGTGCCGGTGAGGCAGGCGTGCTCGACGGCGAAGCAGCCGGTGACCGCTCCGCCGAACGCGCGCAGGGCGCTCTCGCGCTGCCGCTCCTGCGCGGTGTGCGGGGAGGTCAGCGTCCCGTCCCGGAAGCCGACTTCGTGCCAGTCGCCCCGGCAGCGCACCCGCGCCGGGGCGGGCGGCGCGACCCCGGGCGGCCCGAACGGCCCCGCGTGGTCAGGGAAGAGCGACCGGGCCACCAGCGGATGCAGGTCCGTCGGGGTCAGGATGCCGTCGGCCAGCAGCTCCAGGTCGGGCACCCTGCGCCAGACCGCCTCGGGCAGGAGGACCGCGCCGTCGGCCGTGTCGCGGGCGACGAGCCTGATCCGCAGCGGGCCGCCGAGCCCCGGGCCGGTGAAGTCGAGCCGGACGCGCGCCCGCCAGTCCTGGCCGATCTGGAAGACCTCGGCCCCGGTGAGCTCCGCGAACCGGCGCACCTCCGCCTCCAGCCGCGCCACGTCCAGCGCGAGGCCGGCCACGATCGTCTCCGGGGTGGTCCGGTAGTACGAGGGCATCTCCGGGGGTGTCGGGTCCCACGCGATCCCGGCCGCCGCCAGCGCGTCGGCGATCCGCTCGTCCGCGTACAGCAGACCGATCCACTCGGCGCGGGCCACCGGGTCGCCGCTGCCCGGGTCCTCGTCCGGCGGGAGCAGGTCCGCCGGGAGCGGAGTGCCGTCGGCCGTGAGGAACGGCAGCCGGTCGGCGCCGCCGGCCCGGGCGCGCAGCTCACCGGCCTCGCTCGCGCGCCACAGGTGCCCGAGCGACCGCCAGTCGTCGGTGAGTCCGTACGCGGCCCGGCGCTTCGGCGGGCCGAAGCGGAGCGGGAGGCGCTGGGGGCCGTCGACCATGGCCGGGGTGGACAGCTGGAGATACGCGCCGGGCGCGGAGCCGTAGCCCGCGAGGAGGACGGTCCGGTCGGTGGCCAGGGTCGAGCGGCCCGCGAGGATCCGGGGCAGGTGCCAGCGCAGCAGGTCCGGCACCAGGTCCCGGAGGTCGGCGAGGAGGGCTTCGGCGGTCTCGGCGCCGTACTGCACGGAGACCCGGTCCGGGTCGACGCGCACGTCGAAGCCGGCCGCCGCGCAGGCCCCGCGCCAGTCGCCGGCCTCCCGCAGCGCGGCCGACTCCTCGATCACGGAGCGCGGCACGGCGTAGCGGCGGACCTGGCGCCAGCTCGCCGCCTGCTCCGAGGAGAGGAACAGGGCGGTGCCACCCCGGCTCATCGGTACAGGCTCCTGACCGCGCGCAGATCGGCGTGGGCCCCGCCGTCCGGGCGCAGCAGCGCCGCGAAGGAACGCTTCACCCGGCGCGGCAGCCCGGGGCCGAGCCCCACGTACTCCAGCCGGGACCCGGGCGCGACGGCGGCGAGCAGGGTCTTCGCCCCACGGCCGGTCAGCCCGGTGTGGCTGAGTTCGAGGCGGCGCAGCGGGCTGCCGGGCAGCGCCTCGGCCAGCGCGTGCGCTCCGGGGTCCCCGGTGACGTTGGCCGGGGCGCCCAGGCTGCGTTCCGAGGGCGGGCGGCCCAGGTCGAGCGCCTCGATCCCGTCGAGCGCCCGGGCCAGGGCGCGGGCGCCCTCGGGTCCGATGCCGTTGCCGCCCAGGCCGAGCCGGACCGGGCGGGACGGGTCGGCGGCGGCCGCGAGGACGGCGGCGCCCTCGTCGCCGAGGTGGTTGGACGGCAGGTACAGCTCCCGCACCCCCGCGTCCAGGATCAGCCGGGCGAGCAGCGGCGCGGCGTCGGCGCCCAGCCCGTTGCCGCCGAGGAAGAGCCGTTCGACGGGGCACGGACGGGTGCTCAGGACGTCCAGCAGGGCGGCCAGACCGTCGGCCGTGATCCCGGTGTTGACCAGGTCGAGGGTGCGCAGCGCGGTGTTGCGGCGCAGCATCGGGAGCAGGGCGCGGACGCCCGCGTCGCCGAGCGGGTTGCGCTTGAGCCAGAGGGCCCGGACGGTGGCGTCGTCGGCCAGGGCGGCGGCGAGGGCGGTGGCCCCTTCGGCGCCGATGCGGTTGCAGCCGAGGTACAGGGTGTGCAGCCCGTGCGCGGACCCGGCCGTCGCCGCCGCCACGGCCTTCGCGCCCTCGTCGCCGAGGGAGTTGGTGCCGAGGAGTACGTGGGTGGCGTGCGGGGAGCGGGCGAGGGCGGGCATGATCCGGGCGGCGCCGGCCGGGCCGAGCCCCTGCTTGCAGAGGTCGACCCGCCCGTCGGCGCGCAGCGCGCCCAGCGGGAAGGTCTCGTCGGCCCCGACGGGCTCCGCCGCCGCCAGCCGGCCGAGCAGCGGCCCCAGCAGCGCCGGGTCGGCGAGGGGCAGGTCCGGATGTTCAATGGCCGGACAGCGCACCGGAATCGGCCCAGACATCTCTTACCCCCGCCTCTGAGAAAAGGTGGCAAGGCCGGTCGGATTCGAACCGACGTCCTCCAGCTTGCAGCTAGGGCGCGACGACCTCTGCGCTACAGCCTTGCCGTCGGTGATCCTAACCAGGACGACGATCGATTCGCACACCTGCACCCATGGTTGTGCGGGCGTCGACGGCCGAGCCGCGCCCGATTCTCAAGTGGTCTGTACCTCTTGACGACTTGGTCCAGACCAATTACGTTCCCGTGTGCTCCATGGAACGACATCCGCACCTCCCCGAGGACCGCCTCACCGGTCCCTGCCGTAAGGGAGAAACCATGTTCGAGCACATGCCACTCAGACGGAGAACGGCGACCGCACTGCTCGCCGTTCTCGGCCTCCTCCTCACGCTCCTGTCCCTGCAAGCGGTCCCCGCGCACGCGGCGGGCAAGCTCACGGCGACCTTCACCTCCGCCGACAACGGCCCCTGGTGGAAGGGCACCTACGTCCTGCGCAACGACACGGACACCGCCGTCACGGGCTGGAGCCTTGAGTTCGACCTGCCCGCCGGGGTCGCGATCCAGTCCTCGTACAACGGGACCACCACCACCCGGGGCAGCCACATCACCGCCGTCAACGCGCACTACAACGGCACGGTCGCCGCGCACAGCAGCACCGAGCCGTACAGCTTCTGGTTCGTCGCCACCGGCCCGATCACCGCACCGACCGGGTGCCGGATCAACGGCGACAAGTGCGACGGCTCCGCGGACGCGCCCCCGGGTGCGCCCGGCGGGCTGAAGCAGACCGATGTCACCGCCCGCACAGCGTCGCTGTCCTGGACGGCCGCCACCGCGGGCGACTTCCCCGTGGCCTCGTACGACATCCTGGCGGGCGGCAAGGTCGTCGGCTCCGCCACCGCGGCCACCTCCGCCACGGTCACCGGCCTGACCCCGGCCACCGCCTACGCGTTCACCGTCCGGGCCAAGGACACCCGGGGCAACGTCTCCGCCGAAAGCGCCCCGCTGACCGTCACGACCGTCGACCCGGCCACCGACACCTCGGCCCCGACGGCCCCCGGCGCCCTGCGCGCCACCGCCACCGACTCCTCGTCCGTGACGCTGGCCTGGACCGCGTCCACGGACAACCAGCGCGTCGCCGCGTACGACATCTACCGGGGCTCCGCCCTGGCCACCACGGTCTCCGGCACCACGACCACCGCGACCGTCGGGGGCCTGTCGCCCTCCACCTCGTACACCTTCACCGTGAAGGCCCGGGACGCCGCCGACAACGCCTCCCCGGCGAGCAACGTCCTCACCGTGAAGACCGACGACATCGTCGGTGCCGGGAACTACGCGAAGGTCGGCTACTTCGTCCAGTGGG
Proteins encoded in this window:
- a CDS encoding gala protein, producing MSGPIPVRCPAIEHPDLPLADPALLGPLLGRLAAAEPVGADETFPLGALRADGRVDLCKQGLGPAGAARIMPALARSPHATHVLLGTNSLGDEGAKAVAAATAGSAHGLHTLYLGCNRIGAEGATALAAALADDATVRALWLKRNPLGDAGVRALLPMLRRNTALRTLDLVNTGITADGLAALLDVLSTRPCPVERLFLGGNGLGADAAPLLARLILDAGVRELYLPSNHLGDEGAAVLAAAADPSRPVRLGLGGNGIGPEGARALARALDGIEALDLGRPPSERSLGAPANVTGDPGAHALAEALPGSPLRRLELSHTGLTGRGAKTLLAAVAPGSRLEYVGLGPGLPRRVKRSFAALLRPDGGAHADLRAVRSLYR